A genomic window from Triticum urartu cultivar G1812 chromosome 7, Tu2.1, whole genome shotgun sequence includes:
- the LOC125519715 gene encoding probable plastidic glucose transporter 3 isoform X2 gives MRWKLGTAAYKRVPSRDAAMDPDLETPEKTPDGAGGGGAGAGPSWRRSLPHVCVATVTSFLFGYHTGVVNEPLESISADLGFAGNTLAEGLVVSICLGGAFVGCLFSGSVADGIGRRRAFQLSTLPMIVGAALSALTNSLEGMLFGRLLVGAGMGLGPPVASLYITEVSPPSVRGMYGSFVQIATCLGILFSLLVGTPVKDIDRWWRVCFWVSAVPAVLQAIAMEFCVESPQWLYKCGRTNEAEMQFEKLLGPLHVKSAMAELSRSERGDDGESVKFSELFYGRHFNVVFIGTTLFALQQLSGINSVFYFSSTVFRSVGVPSSLANICMGIANLLGSIIAMLLMDKLGRKMLLVGSFFFMAFSMGLQAIGANRHLGSASVYLSVGGILLFVLAFSLGAGPVPGLLLPEIFPNKIRAKAMALCMSVHWGVNFFVSLLFLRLLEQLGPQVLYTMFSSACVVGAIFVRRHVVETKGKTLQEIEVSLLQTQ, from the exons ATGCGGTGGAAGCTCGGCACCGCGGCGTACAAGCGCGTGCCGTCCCGCGACGCCGCCATGGATCCCGACCTCGAGACGCCAG AGAAGACGCCCGACGGAGCAGGAGGAGGCGGAGCAGGGGCGGGCCCGTCGTGGCGCCGGTCGCTGCCGCACGTGTGCGTCGCCACCGTCACCTCCTTCCTCTTCGGCTACCACACAGG GGTGGTGAACGAGCCGCTCGAGAGCATCTCCGCCGACCTCGGATTCGCCGGCAACACGCTGGCCGAAG GGCTCGTGGTGAGCATATGCTTGGGGGGAGCGTTCGTCGGGTGCCTCTTCAGCGGCTCAGTCGCCGACGGAATCGGCCGGCGCCGCGCTTTTCAGCTCAGCACCCTGCCCATGATCGTGGGAGCCGCCTTAAG TGCTCTCACCAACAGCCTGGAAGGAATGCTATTTGGAAGATTATTGGTTGGAGCAGGAATGGGGTTGGGTCCACCGGTGGCTTCGCTCTATATAACGGAG GTCTCTCCCCCCTCTGTGAGGGGCATGTATGGCAGCTTTGTTCAGATTGCGACCTGTCTGGGAATCTTATTTTCTCTTCTAGTCGGTACCCCTGTCAAGGACATTGATAGATG GTGGAGAGTGTGTTTCTGGGTTTCAGCTGTCCCAGCAGTTTTACAAGCTATTGCTATGGAGTTCTGTGTTGAGAGCCCCCAGTGGCTATATAAG TGTGGAAGAACAAACGAAGCAGAAATGCAGTTTGAGAAGCTTCTAGGCCCTCTTCACGTAAAATCTGCTATGGCAGAACTTTCTCGATCGGAGAGAGGAGATGATGGGGAAAGTGTGAAGTTCTCAGAGTTGTTTTATGGCCGCCACTTCAATG TTGTTTTTATTGGCACAACGCTCTTTGCTTTACAACAGTTATCGGGCATAAATTCTGTGTTCTATTTCTCATCAACTGTGTTCAGAAGTGTGGGGGTGCCCTCTAGCCTTGCCAATATATGCATGGGGATTGCAAATTTGTTAG GTTCTATTATAGCTATGCTTCTAATGGACAAACTAGGCAGGAAAATGCTTCTTGTAGGAAGCTTCTTTTTCATG GCCTTCTCAATGGGACTTCAGGCTATTGGAGCGAATCGTCACCTTGGTTCTGCAAGTGTGTATCTTTCGGTTGGTGGGATACTGCT GTTTGTCTTGGCATTTTCGTTGGGAGCAGGCCCAGTTCCAGGACTTCTTTTGCCTGAGATTTTCCCAAACAAAATTCGGGCCAAAGCTATGGCTCTGTGTATGTCAGTGCACTGG GGCGTCAACTTCTTCGTCAGTTTGTTATTCTTGCGACTTCTGGAGCAACTTGGTCCACAGGTTCTGTACACAATGTTCTCATCAGCGTGTGTGGTAGGAGCAATATTTGTGCGGCGACACGTAGTCGAAACCAAAGGAAAAACTTTGCAGGAGATAGAAGTTTCATTGTTACAAACACAGTAA
- the LOC125519715 gene encoding probable plastidic glucose transporter 2 isoform X1, translated as MRWKLGTAAYKRVPSRDAAMDPDLETPAEKTPDGAGGGGAGAGPSWRRSLPHVCVATVTSFLFGYHTGVVNEPLESISADLGFAGNTLAEGLVVSICLGGAFVGCLFSGSVADGIGRRRAFQLSTLPMIVGAALSALTNSLEGMLFGRLLVGAGMGLGPPVASLYITEVSPPSVRGMYGSFVQIATCLGILFSLLVGTPVKDIDRWWRVCFWVSAVPAVLQAIAMEFCVESPQWLYKCGRTNEAEMQFEKLLGPLHVKSAMAELSRSERGDDGESVKFSELFYGRHFNVVFIGTTLFALQQLSGINSVFYFSSTVFRSVGVPSSLANICMGIANLLGSIIAMLLMDKLGRKMLLVGSFFFMAFSMGLQAIGANRHLGSASVYLSVGGILLFVLAFSLGAGPVPGLLLPEIFPNKIRAKAMALCMSVHWGVNFFVSLLFLRLLEQLGPQVLYTMFSSACVVGAIFVRRHVVETKGKTLQEIEVSLLQTQ; from the exons ATGCGGTGGAAGCTCGGCACCGCGGCGTACAAGCGCGTGCCGTCCCGCGACGCCGCCATGGATCCCGACCTCGAGACGCCAG CAGAGAAGACGCCCGACGGAGCAGGAGGAGGCGGAGCAGGGGCGGGCCCGTCGTGGCGCCGGTCGCTGCCGCACGTGTGCGTCGCCACCGTCACCTCCTTCCTCTTCGGCTACCACACAGG GGTGGTGAACGAGCCGCTCGAGAGCATCTCCGCCGACCTCGGATTCGCCGGCAACACGCTGGCCGAAG GGCTCGTGGTGAGCATATGCTTGGGGGGAGCGTTCGTCGGGTGCCTCTTCAGCGGCTCAGTCGCCGACGGAATCGGCCGGCGCCGCGCTTTTCAGCTCAGCACCCTGCCCATGATCGTGGGAGCCGCCTTAAG TGCTCTCACCAACAGCCTGGAAGGAATGCTATTTGGAAGATTATTGGTTGGAGCAGGAATGGGGTTGGGTCCACCGGTGGCTTCGCTCTATATAACGGAG GTCTCTCCCCCCTCTGTGAGGGGCATGTATGGCAGCTTTGTTCAGATTGCGACCTGTCTGGGAATCTTATTTTCTCTTCTAGTCGGTACCCCTGTCAAGGACATTGATAGATG GTGGAGAGTGTGTTTCTGGGTTTCAGCTGTCCCAGCAGTTTTACAAGCTATTGCTATGGAGTTCTGTGTTGAGAGCCCCCAGTGGCTATATAAG TGTGGAAGAACAAACGAAGCAGAAATGCAGTTTGAGAAGCTTCTAGGCCCTCTTCACGTAAAATCTGCTATGGCAGAACTTTCTCGATCGGAGAGAGGAGATGATGGGGAAAGTGTGAAGTTCTCAGAGTTGTTTTATGGCCGCCACTTCAATG TTGTTTTTATTGGCACAACGCTCTTTGCTTTACAACAGTTATCGGGCATAAATTCTGTGTTCTATTTCTCATCAACTGTGTTCAGAAGTGTGGGGGTGCCCTCTAGCCTTGCCAATATATGCATGGGGATTGCAAATTTGTTAG GTTCTATTATAGCTATGCTTCTAATGGACAAACTAGGCAGGAAAATGCTTCTTGTAGGAAGCTTCTTTTTCATG GCCTTCTCAATGGGACTTCAGGCTATTGGAGCGAATCGTCACCTTGGTTCTGCAAGTGTGTATCTTTCGGTTGGTGGGATACTGCT GTTTGTCTTGGCATTTTCGTTGGGAGCAGGCCCAGTTCCAGGACTTCTTTTGCCTGAGATTTTCCCAAACAAAATTCGGGCCAAAGCTATGGCTCTGTGTATGTCAGTGCACTGG GGCGTCAACTTCTTCGTCAGTTTGTTATTCTTGCGACTTCTGGAGCAACTTGGTCCACAGGTTCTGTACACAATGTTCTCATCAGCGTGTGTGGTAGGAGCAATATTTGTGCGGCGACACGTAGTCGAAACCAAAGGAAAAACTTTGCAGGAGATAGAAGTTTCATTGTTACAAACACAGTAA